GATTCTGATCCAAGATTGAAAACCAAGCAGCCGATGACTGTTTTCAAATCCTGATCACGGTttgatcatgttttttttttttataaaatcatgttcAGTAGGGTTCAAATCAGCTCACCAATTGTGGGGAATAAATTTGCTTACTAAGCAATTGcatgatttgttttgatttttttctggcgAGTTGCTAGATGGTGAGCATGATTAAGTTTCCGAAGTGATCAAAATGTATTGATTGAATCCGATCgaagatttaaatttgagcgattttttctaaaatgatttgattttttattttaatttttaattgaaatttgattaaaatttaatttattttttgaactaTCTTTATACGACaaacaattaaaatcaaaattaaaaaattgaaatgaaaaatctaGAATATCTACACTCATGTTTATTAATCGAAAATCTTTTGTCTTTTGatattaaattaaaagtaaaacgaATGAAACTTTCTAAAGCATTTACCGAATGATTCAACAACTATACTGCACAGACTTTAAAAAGCAGCAAACTGATGTGGTCGCAGCTTAGCATTGCCAGACTACAGTATGTCAAAAGcatgggaaagaaaaaaaatctcccaaTACCGGCGATCGCTATTTATTTACCTTTGTTCCTGTAGGGAcgagatgaaggatatgaagaaaggaaatcaaatttaattaaaaataaattaaaataatagttgtattcggcaacactgaagataaataaaataaaataaatttcattggcatcgtttgctattttggcaacactaggcaaacaaacaaaacaaagtcagtcattgatctattcttgtgagcgacagacgtgtttaagtgaatctctgaattgagattcgtaaaatcacgacagttCCCAACTCTGAATTTGTATCAAATCTATTATcactttgatacaaaattttatatcattcgATTGGATATAATAACATAATCTTTACTTAACACTGATTCATCCAAAAATAGAATTTCAGATGGTCATTAAGAGTAGAGTGTAGCATTATAATAAAGTATTTgtgcttgtttaattttgaGTGTGTTTGGGTTCATTCGAATCAGAATTCAGTGTTTAGAATTAAGAGTGTGGAATGTCAAACACGCACAAACAGGAAAgtaaacgaaaacaaaacaacatcgtggccagaaatgtttaaaaattgtacggcaaaattcgttttggcTCCATTTTCATGCCATCCAAAAGCTGTTGCCCGTAAAGGATCGGAGCACTCCGCTTCAGCTGATTGCAGGTGAGCGAATATAAGTCGGTTACCACAAATCGGACGTTAATTCTTCCTTACTCCCAGGCAACGGTAGAATTGAATATCCTGCCACGGCGGGTCATGGCCAAACCAAACAAAGCGGAAGGTAGAACCAGCTTGCCGATACCGGCGGCCCCATTTGATGAGTGAAGAATTTGCGCTGCAGAAATTCTTGAGAAACAATGAACCAACGTTTGTTTTTCTATAGGGCCGTTGTTTGGGATCTGGAATCGTTTTTTTGCGAGCCGATCAGCCGTCGCATGGCCAAGCCGGAACAGATCCAGCCGGAACCAGACATCGGAGGTGATCCGGGTCATTGTCATGCACCCATGGAGCATTTCAGCCGTGAGGGGCTGCCAGATTCTGTGATACCTCTGAAAACCGAGCTGTGATACAAATGTTTGTGCTTTTGGGATGTTGTCTTTGTAAATTATGGTAGGaaaacgggcccgtgagtaaTAATGTTAAGTTagcttaggtttttttttaataagttgtaAGAGTAAACTGTGGTTGTATCTTCGAAGTTTTGGGTTTTAAGAGTTTTTGATTTGGGTATAAGTGagccgtgcagcacacactgaaagtCAGTGCTGCTTAACTTGTTTCAAGTGCAAAGAACGAGATCACCAATTTCTAAGCAGCAGAATCCGCATCAGCTACCAAACACTCCCTTACACACAAAATTTGTGGGCCTCCATTAGCAAAAATAGTCGGTTACATTCGATAAGCAATTAAGCTCGTTTTACTAACACGATAGCAAAAAGCttattttgctgattttttttgtaaaaactaagtttgttgggcgcttaattttattttgcggCAACCGAATTTGTCGTTACATAATAAAACAGTGTTAATGAAATTTGACGCCGGCGGTGCCTTTGGTGACAAAATCTTGTCTACGAAATCTTCGCCGAACCGCAACTGAGAGCATACAGGTTAGAACCAATCTGGAAGCAGATACATTTTCCGATTTTGATGTGtaaaattctcttttttttatcaggttGCCGCTGCCAGTGGAGGAAAGATTCAATGTCAGAAAATGAATGGGGAAGTTGCGAAGACCACGCAAAATGGAACTTTCCATGGTTTCTGTTGACCGAAGAAGGAAAAATCCGCCGGAAGAAAATTATCATATTCATAGTATGAATCCAGggctggaaaacagaaaaaaattaaaaaaaaaaacgctaaaatGTCAAATCGGGCTGATTAAATTCCCGACCAGTGAGTgggtaacaaattttgttacttaaaagtgatcataataattttttttaagtatttaagaAAGTTTCTCATTGAACAGATTTGTGCAGTCACTACACTGAGCATGTCTTATacataaaacaatagttttgttaattttttgtggtTCCGGGATGATTGTTATCTTATACTCATTCCAACTCGTTTAAAAACctgctcagttttttttgtcgaaaattgtGTGTTGTGTGTTGTGAAATAAAGTGAAGTCCAAAGTAAAGTGCAATAAAGTTTCTGATAGTGAATTAATTCGTGTATTTTTTCACATCTTCTCATTCCTACCTGCGTatcctgagaaaaaaaattgatttggaaatgtacaattttttctgGTCTTTTTCACCAGTTTTTGCGAAGAACGTAGCGGAATATTTCGGAGGCCTATTTTTCCCTTCATTGCTAAAtatctagctggtcaaatttgagcaaaattatgtttaatttcggtaataattgacaaattttgaatatttagtcaatttcattagttttgtcatttcctATATTGAGGTTTTTTGTTCATAAGTTACAAATTcagctgtttttgtcatttttatgattttggccattttttgtcatttttaaagttttgttattaTTAACTTTCTTGCCAAGAGTCTTGTaaatttagtcttttttgtaattttttatccaattttgattcattttgatcgTTTATCATTTGTAAatcgttgtcattttttttctcccattCGACAAGTTTAATAGCTTTTAGCACAACCCTGGCTAATCCAAAAATAGTTGAGGAAGTGTTAGCATATCTCCACATAAAAcggtgatacgatcaaaatttgttcaatatcaacttgacgtatttctttaaattttgcatttgagaaacctgaacacccctcattttgaaggtgtgtgagTGTAGAATGTtcctcctattttgattttggaattcactcttcagttgtcaaaatgccgtccaaggaagaagagcagcgtataaaAATTGGTGATGGGCGACGAAACCTActtcaaagccgactacaagcagcttccgggacaggatttttatacggcaaaagggaGTGGGAAGGAAGcggatattttcaagcacatgaaactgtcaaagttcgcgaagaaatatctggtttggcaagccatctgtacatgtggcttgaaaagcagcattttcatagcttccgggactgtcaaccaaggaatttacgtgaaagagtgtttgaataaacgtctgctgcctttcctgaagaaaaacggttgttccgtactgttttggccggatttggcatcttgccattacggttaaacgGCCATgcagtggtacgccgccaacaacgtgcaggtggttcccaaggacaagaaccctcccaacacaccagagctccgcccaattgagaaatactgggctattgtcaagcggaacctaaagaagaccaaaaaactgctaaagacgagcagcacttcaaggcaaactggctttctgcggcgaagaaggtggacaaggtggctgtacaaaatctgttGGCACGGGTTTAGCGTAAGGCCctgcaattcggatttggaaaagcggaagcctaactgaatatttttcctgaattttatactaattaaacttaaaaagaaatttaatttgattttttaaataaacgatttcaccgatttacacgcgttttcctttgaccaaattttgacggCTTCCTAATTAATCCTATCAGAAGAGAAGTATCCTCCGTTTCTACATATGTATATATTAGACTGgcccacaacaaaaaaaatccacatattctacgcggcaccccctaaatttgtgcatttaggtgaaaaaatgactttctgaaagtttcagttCATTTGGCAGAAgtacgagctggcgcaaaggacttgaaatttgtatggagattttcggcaaaatgtatgaaaaatcgacatactttcacacttggtgttctaaaatatgttaccagtatgctagaaagctcaaaatttcagaaattgtagttcaaacaatgaaaaacaagtttgtagaagattgtgatgcgatacgagttgactgtgatgagttatccgcaatttaATGTGggttttttcgcatttctttgatatatcgtgaacggagtatgggctaataatcgcactaacttgatcgcatcgtcacacaataagaataacaaatagaaagtttgtgacctttctttaaactttttgcagatatttgttataaaatgagCTACAACTTTGCCTAGGACACAAACattctatctgttattctcattgtgtggcaatgcgatcaagttagtactaataatccatCTAAATACACCGTTCACGACATATTGatgaaatacgaaaaaaatcacacattcatttgcaaataactcatcacagtcaactcgtatcacGTCACagtcttctacaaacttgttcgCCATTGTTTGATCTACAATtactgaaattctgagctttctagcatactggtaacatattttagaacacaaagagtgaaagaatgtcgatttttcatacattttgctgaaaatctccatacaaatttcaagtcctttgcgccagctcgtgcctcttccaaatgacctgaaactttcagaaagtcattttttcacttaaatgcaccaatctagggggtgtcgcgttgaaaaaaatgttgtaaaaatcatcccatacaaatttgggccagtctagtaTATATGTATGTACGTTAAGGTGGTAGAGCCAGATGGGTCATGTCGAATCCCGctaaccgaccatatacattttgtaaattggctcaaaaaacTGACCAGTGCGcttaaaatttcggtttttttacccttaaaaatttccaaagggAATTCGTTAAATCATAAGGCAtcaatgccaaatgacttaaaaatgcataaacgccgagatctggtgttatctcgaaaaaaaatgtttgcccaAAAATCGGCTTTCTGGGACTTTTAACGGAAAACCGACTAAGTCCTataaagttgattttcaatcaacaatttttttcgagataaaacCAGTCCTCGATGTTTCATGCATTtccaagtcatttggcataaaaagtttgaattccGAATTTCGTTTGGTGTCCCCccttcggtgtttttttttttaattctagtagtcgattttttacataacatttttatttgaaagaatgCCAGAATCCGAAGTTTTATGcatttcaagtcatttggcatcgaaattaaaattttgtttttcccaatttcctttggtcccaCCTTTGGTGATTTATGAAggtaaaaaaccgaaactttgagcggtTAAACGATTGCTTtttaatgtgtttaaaaatattgtttaaaaaaaacatttaaattgttttaaaaaaccttatATGAAAAGTCCGGATCGGCATTTTTGGTATCAGATAGATAGGATGgataaggctgatgtcatgctgaaacaactagcaacgcaacgcaacgcaacgttccaataagattgcgttgcattgcattggtatgtcatgctggctcgacctgtcactttgaaattccctacaaatcatcacttctctacatctgataatgctttgaatcgtctcctttctttccggagccatcaaaaactcatcaaatcacgacccggattgcaagaatgccgaaatttgaaccgacaaaattccttgtttttttgccggaactaagaattcatgaaaattttctcgccgattaagatagtttttagtttattatcacaagttcggacagatcttcgtactattgtgcttaaaacccggaatcactgcttcaaatcgagaaaaaacaatgttcctattggatttcctactagtcgcgctactaaacacattggcatcagattggtcgcgctacacaaagcgaccagtatgacaggtctgcgcgatttccatggagatcaaatgagagctggttagtcgtgtgaacgttgcgttgtaggtcgcgttgctagttgcttcagcatgacatcagctaACGCTAGTGATTTTATGCATGACTAGCTAACccggaaaatttcgttttaccttttactTAATATATCGTtgttaaatgtttaattttgtgaCCTTTCACACTGTGATTCACGCGCtcgtgaatcaattttcatgaaaatcgtcataAATAGTTCGAGTTGTGTTCCATTTCAAGTTGATCTCGATTGGGATCCCCCTTCCATCAAAAGTGAgaatctcgaaactattatacaaaccatctctggctcGAAAAACCTTCggatacaaaatttcacttcattccgaccgtccgtttatacgtgatggtgttacaaagaaaacgcatccatttttatatataagattaacACCAATGACTTGATTACATTTGTTATTCACTTGAATTGATTGAATCAACAAATGTTTGAGAAGCTTTTATGTTAATTTGgctcagacatttttttaaacatacgaGTAGGATTCATCATCCTTTATAATATCAGTAGTTTACAAGTAAAGAGATCCTCGAAAATATCTCTGTTTTACCAAGAAGGTACGTATTTTTTGAGCTAATCGAGACAGTGCTGAAGTGCTGTAAAATTGGAATTGTGTGATCATCTGAggggtttttgaaaattcgaatcgtatttctgaatttttaaaaatttgggagGAGCAAAGGTTATTGGGGGactgattaatttaaaaaaatgtttaatgtcAGATGTCGCATGGTAATCCAAACATTAGCAAATCCGTTCGACATGCCGATACCGGCACCGGCACTCGATGGTGATTCTATTGTATAAAGCTACGCAACTTTCTGGAGCCActaattgttaaatattttaatttaaatatttccaaataataaataaaaaactctTATACATTAAGAGTGATTGAAGATGTTGGTTTACCGCAATTTTCAGCGAGTTGTTGAGATTATTtcatagtggctccagagagtagtgGGTGATCTTGGCAACAATCTTGTTCTGTTATATCTAAATATGTACCCAAATGCAAAGTAATGTCAACGGAAAAATGCCTGTTATATAATCCAGTCAATGGAATGAATTTCTAGCCGCAGTTACTATCTCAACAACTAACTATCATCCCCAGCTAAACGAACGACTTTAAGTAAAGGGTTTGACCTTCCATTCTTTCCCCATAGATATAATCCCACAGACAATAAAAACTGACTAAGGAAAATATTGCACATCCAATTCCCATTGCAAGCCGGTAATTACAATTGTATCTAATcagtttgtatttgttttctctgtTTTCAGATTTATCCAACCACCATCCCCgttgtcgttgtcgtcgtcgtcgtccatcGCGGGCGATGATAAGCGGGTGCCCGCGATAAACACAGCTTTCGGCAGCTATTTTTGGATTTGGGGGAACTAGAAATGGGTGACAATGGGATTTTCCGGTGAAAAGAAGATACCATCGATGATCAATGATCAGTAGATTAGCTGAGTCAGTGGGTTTGAATCAGAAATCGGAAAACCAAACTCAACGGGCTCAACGATGACCGAAGCTTCTGTAGGCTGTATTCGCTGTTCGGTGGCTCGGATAGTGGGGATGTTTGAGGCGCAATCTGCGATAAGAACATCGGCGGTCGGTGGTTCCAGTTCAGTAGGCGTTGACGTCAAAGGGACCACCAGTTCGATGATGGGCGAGGACGGAGGGCTGATGGTTTGTTTGTTGACAAGTGACAACAACGGTGGCGAACAACGAGATAAAGAGATGGCCGGCAGTGGCCAGGTGCGTCAGCGGAAGACGGCCGTTTTCGAGCCATTCTGGGAGGAAAAAACGGGCGAACGTAGAAGCTGTCGATCCGGATCGGGGTCACTGTCATCGGGGGTCGAAAGTGACGAAGAATTGATGCGATTTCCTTGTGTCGAGCGGCTGATCGAAATGTACGGCCGTATAATTCAGCAGAAGGAGGAAGAGATGCAACGGTTTATGAACTCGATTGGTGGTGGACGAGGTGATGAAGGGGTCGTGAAAGCTGAAGGGGTTGATAAAAGACGGCGATTAGATAAGACGGCCGCCGTCGCGCGTTCGGGTGATAAGACAGGTGTGAGAGCTGCCACTCGGGGACAGTCTAGGTTGGGTAACAGTACGACTTCAACCGGCCAGCAGGAGGCAGACAACAGCAACCGAACCAGGATCCGAATCCGTGATAGTCGAAGCCCAGTTTCGGATGACGGTTGGACCAGTGCTGCTCAACAAATTAGTCCACTGTACTCGAGCGACGAGGAAGAAAACGGCCAACGTCGTAGCCAAGAGATGAAGAACCGAGACAAAGTTACTCGCTCCTCAAGTTCCGATTCGGCCCTCGGGCTAGACGAAGAAATTGGAGCACAGGAACAGCAACAGATCATCAACAGTGTCGGTAAAACTCGCCGACTTACCCTAGGTGTCTCGGACATCCCCCTTCGATCGGCTCTACTTCCTGTTCCGGAGCCAGCCCTACTCCCAACCGCCGATATGGTCACCCTAACCACAGACTACTGTCCACAGGTCGTCCGCAGCAAAATGATCCTGGAGGCCAAACTCATCGAACTTCCGCTACACAACACTAGTCACCCCAACAACACCCAGGATTCCGGTTCAACGGAATGTCTCAGCAACACGATCTCGCGGCGAGAATCTGCCCAAAGCTACATAAGCGACTCCGGCGTCGATGGCGTCCGATACGTCCGGACCCCCTCCGTTGTCGTCTCCGACTACTCGGACGACACCATGTGCGGCATCACCCTGGAGGAAATCGAATACCTCAGGCGCCACCGACTCCGTAGAGCTTCCACCGACTGTGAATCGGACATCAGTGCCGCCTCATCCTGCAGCAACCTCAACTACTGTGGTTCCTCCATAAGTGCCCTGGAGGGATGCGACTATCAGCAGTGCGGTCTTCGCACCCCGGAACGTAAAGTGTCCGACTGTTCCACCTGTTCGACGCTCAGCTGCGAGGAAGAAACCCACGCCGAAACGACGGAAGTTTTGAGACAGAGGCTTCAGGATATCGGGCTGCGACCTCCGGTCGCTGAATCCGGTGATAAAACTCACTCGCCTGCAGTTGATCTTCAAGCGAAACGGCGCAGCAAGAAAAAGGTTTGTATTCATCATCACAGTCACAGTCATCACCAACATAAGCAACCATGAAAGGACAGTTAAAGGAAACGGCGCGGAGGGGAGAAGTTCAAATaatcacaacaacaacaacaacaacataatTATATTGTAGTCTATAAATGAATAAATCGATAAGCTCGACACAGAAATGAGGTCAAGGTTAATGATGGTCTTCTGTTCGCTTTTTTCTATTCAGGTATACATATGTGACAAATGAGGATTGATTgacataaaataacataaaattgatACGTAATAAACATTTATGATTCCAGTGTCTAGAGCTTGTGTAAATCTTCGCACTGATAAAGTTTCAACAtcaaaaaacgatgaaaaagaaAGAACTGTTGCTAACAAACCTATCTTGATTATGACTTTGCTGTAATCGgttcaaaataacatttaagatcggattttaaatttttctgccGATAAAACCAAATCATGTTCAATATTCCACCCCAATTAGGTATTCTATGATTTGGTCGTACATTACTTTTA
This sequence is a window from Uranotaenia lowii strain MFRU-FL chromosome 3, ASM2978415v1, whole genome shotgun sequence. Protein-coding genes within it:
- the LOC129754411 gene encoding uncharacterized protein LOC129754411; translation: MTEASVGCIRCSVARIVGMFEAQSAIRTSAVGGSSSVGVDVKGTTSSMMGEDGGLMVCLLTSDNNGGEQRDKEMAGSGQVRQRKTAVFEPFWEEKTGERRSCRSGSGSLSSGVESDEELMRFPCVERLIEMYGRIIQQKEEEMQRFMNSIGGGRGDEGVVKAEGVDKRRRLDKTAAVARSGDKTGVRAATRGQSRLGNSTTSTGQQEADNSNRTRIRIRDSRSPVSDDGWTSAAQQISPLYSSDEEENGQRRSQEMKNRDKVTRSSSSDSALGLDEEIGAQEQQQIINSVGKTRRLTLGVSDIPLRSALLPVPEPALLPTADMVTLTTDYCPQVVRSKMILEAKLIELPLHNTSHPNNTQDSGSTECLSNTISRRESAQSYISDSGVDGVRYVRTPSVVVSDYSDDTMCGITLEEIEYLRRHRLRRASTDCESDISAASSCSNLNYCGSSISALEGCDYQQCGLRTPERKVSDCSTCSTLSCEEETHAETTEVLRQRLQDIGLRPPVAESGDKTHSPAVDLQAKRRSKKKVCIHHHSHSHHQHKQP